Genomic DNA from Channa argus isolate prfri chromosome 10, Channa argus male v1.0, whole genome shotgun sequence:
TTTATcggcttagaaatattgtttgttgaaCTTTGTCACCAATTTATGTAAGAAAATCAGGAAATATtctatatataaacacactgttAACATACTTACTGTTCTCTTTCTGGAGTTGCTGATAACCCAGGGTGCAGCAGACACACCAACTGAAGTCTACGCGAAGAGAAATACAAAGTCAGCTTAAGCATTTTGATtaactttaaatgaaaacagcaataaaatgtgTCTGGCTTTTCCACCTGTGAGCTGGATTCCCCTGTAAGTGAGGTCTGTGCTGTGAGTGAATAGCTGCCCTGAAGAGTTGTGTTGCTGTGAAGCAGTGCGGGTCTGGAGCCAGTCGTAGGAGGTGTGTTGCTTCCTCTCACCACAGACATGTCAGCCCCATTTGGGCTGGCAGATGACACCCGCTCCCTGTTGATGTGAGTCTGAGCGGCCATATATGCCAGTTCCTCTTCCCTCTGCCattcatcttcttcatctcctGTTTCCATTGCAATGGAGAGGTTATGACAAGTGTCCAGAGAAGGAGGAGCTAGCCTATGACTCTGCTGGCCTTTCTGAGTAGAGGACTGTCCAGGTCTAGGTCCAACCTCCTCACCTCTTTCTGACAAGGTGAAGACCTGCTGTATACGAGGCGTCTGCTCGGAAACTGGACCAGAGTTTTGAACTGGGAGGGAGACCTGTGTCTTCTGTGGGGCAGTTGGTTGAGGTTGGGGGTTGGAGTGAGGTCTGGGCTGAAGCTGAGCCTGGGATTGTGAGGAAGAGGACCAAGGGCGCGTTTGTGCTGTACCGTACTGCCTGGTCCAGCTATGCGGTACTGCTCCTGCACTTACCCCTGAGTCCCCAAGGGATAAAGTTCCCTTCCTGACTGCAGTGTAGACTAAAGGTCCTGAGGCTGATGTAAGGGATGAGAGATTCTGAGAAAGTGACACCAGCTTAGAGTGGAGAGGTGAGTTGGTGGAACTGCTCCTGCTCTGCAGGGCCTGGTTAATCAGAGATGAAGATGTGTGTGCTGAAAGCTCAGAATCTGATTGGGATGGGGGAGCTGTGGGTCTTGGTCGGGAGCGAGGAACAGAGTTCAGAGAGTAGATCCCAGTCAGAATGAtgtcattattgtttttgttgttgttcccaCTActaagaggagaagaagaggaaggagaggaggatgtcgatgagaaagaaggaaaagatgaagatgGAGGGAGAAGGTGCACACGATTCTGTAGATTCCGCGCTGCAGCCACTTCAGCAGGAAGCAGTGCTCCTGCTGCAATGCTGTGATTGGACAGAGCAGCTCCAGCTAATGTGTGATTGGAAAGTAGTCCCCCAGTGAGACCGTGACTGGATAAGGAATGAGACACACCTCCATTCTGGTCTACCTTGGAGGCAAGCTTACGTCTTTTGTTGCCAACCCATGTCTGTGCGGAAAAAAGTAACATCACTTAAAAACATCTGGCAAAACAGTAGAGGCACAAattcagcataaaaaaaaaggataaaaacactgcactacATAAAGAAACCGCAAACTCATGACTTCAATTACACACAATTACATGGGTATCCTTTATAACAAACAACAGTGCAACCTGCTGGCTCGTtcacaaacacaggcacattTATGGGCCTACCCGGACAACACTAAAATCCAATTTGGCCTCCTGTGCACATTGCAGTATTAACTGGAAGCAAGCCTTGCTCTGATTGGTCATCCCATTCTCATAGTAACGTTCCAGGATCCTCTGCTGTTCAGCTGTAAACACTGACCGCAGGTTCATCTGTAAGACAACCACAGAGATAAAGAACTCCCAAAGAAAATGtactattaaataataattcactAGTTTAAGAGCTTAGTTATGGATAATGGGAGATGAAATTATTAAACCTCACTTTGGAAATTAACAACACTTGTGCAATTTACATTCTTCATGACAAATTTGATTTCATCCACTATTACATATCTCTGTCACTGAAAAAAGTCAGTCATGCCATTACAACTGCAGCAGCATTAATTGGTCTTTGTATTGAATTTTGCACGTTGTATAACGTGTCACTTTTTTCAATCTCATACTTGAATGCAGTTTTGGATATACTCACAGTCTGCAGGCCACGTCTTTGTGGCCACACATCCATTCTGCTACTGGAGGGGAACGGGGCAGCCATGCAGATCACAGCCAAACCTCCATATTTCTAGAATAGCGCAAGTTTGACTGCACTCATCTTGTCTCAGTGAACCTGACACGGTATTGGGTAATGTGGCTGgtgagaaaacaaagcagaaaacactttcatttagtgcataaataaaaagagtgtacgtaaaaaaaaaaaaaaaagaataatcaaatttattttcaaacGATCAGTATTATCATTTAATAGATAATTCATCAACACTTGTGAAGCTGGCAAACACTTGAGCAATCACTCAAACTATAATAAGCTACAACACAGCCACTCCCTAACATCAACAACACTGTCAATCAAAATATATTCTAAGACAAATCATCCAcattaatgtttacatttaaatccCGGAGTTACAATTactctaaatgtttttatttgactttcagCAAAAAGCAAAGCATGCTAATGTATCATAAGCAAGATCAAGTAAAAAGTTCCAGCATTCCTCAGGGAAACCGAGGTGTTTCAAGAACGCAATTTAGATTTCATAACAATAGTtcaaaagataaagaaataagTGACATTTAAACGTACACAACTTAATTCGGTCAACGATAACTGAATTATGCCACACAAACGGGAATATTAATGAAATGGGTCGAGGGAGCTGTAATCCTATGGCACAGGTTCTTTAATGTTATCATCACGTTAGTGccgagaggaaaagagggaaatgGGAAAAGGCAGTGAGTCTGGTTACAACAATCACACCGGGACTTGGAGAAATTGATGGCCAACATAAAAGTAACATTGCTGGAGTTCTGATAAACAAAAAGTCACATACGGGAATGTTGTGCGAGGAATACGCATCCAGCAGGTTTATTTGGGAAGCCGGACTGCGCATGGCTACAGTCAATATGAAAACATTACGGACAGAATTAGCGAACAAATCGTGGGCATGTCAGATGAGCACGCCACCAAGGCAACAGCTTGGGGATTCGGACACAAGGTTACCGCACAGGAAGTCTATGGCTTGACTTTACGACTGCGAGCCAGACAGTAAACAAACCGGGTAAGCGCCACATCGCCACAATGGCCATACAGATAGTGTACGTTAGCTTGCAGGCCCGGGCAGCCATGTCTGAAATAGCCAGCTAAGCTAGCATTAGCATAGCTTTCCCACTGGATAGCTGCAGCTAAACTTTTCCTTCAAATCTGTGATTTCCCGACCCCTGGCATGGTCATTCTCGCTGAGCCGGGCTTCGAGTGAGTACGAACGAAAACGAACAGGGATACCCCCGAGCGACAAGTCAAATCACTTACCTGCTTACCATTTTTGATGTCAAAATCAGACGAACGTTCAAATTCAGCAGATTTCTTCACCAGTCCCCTTTGCTAGACAATGAAATCACAACGTCCGATCATCAATTCTAATCATGATTGTGACGTATTTGCAGACAGGAGCCAATGAGAGCTCGAGATCATCGCTGTGACATTCGGAAAGGGCTGAAAACCGAGCCGTGTGGTCCCGCCCATCGTTGACTTTGTTCAGGGggctgctggaggaggaggtCACAGACATGGAAGCAGTCGAAACTTTGGATGGGAAATGGTTCGTATCCTCTTCGCCTGAGTCTGTTAAAGTTTCCTGAAGGGATTTCAGGTTTACTTTGCCTCCAAACATGCTGCTCTGCTGTCCACTTTTTAAATGGACCACTTTACTGCAAGGAACAAAGCATGCTACTGGCAATCAGACAGCTAATGATGTGTTTAGATTTCTatctttaacttttaaaaaattctatttttaaatattggtaAGATTTTTTCctatttcaaaaaaatatatgatAAAGCCAAATTTGgtttagatttaaatgtatgttatgtGTACTTGGTAAAACTTTGGAAATAGCTGCTGCATAATGGTCATGCAAACAGAACAATTTTAAGTTGATTTTAGTTCTGCTTTATAATCAGACCAGTCATAAACTTAAAACAACTGTAATGCTGTCATGGACAGGGGTGGGCATGGGAAAATCTAAATGCTGACCAAATATCAACAGCAGAGGACTCATAACTAAGTGCACCCTGGCTGCTATGGGCTTGTGTTGTCACAGACAAGAACaggtgcccatgctgacccctgccCACTACAACCTTTCAACATCTGGTTATGTTGTGTCTGACCACTGTAGTATTCAACTTATTACAAATTACTACAATAGATAGTATTACAGTTGTACAGTTAACTTACAAAATGGGCCTGTAATACACCTTTAGGCATTAAGAATAACTAAATCAAGTTTAGACTGCCTGGTCACGGTGGGGTTATTACGCTAATTTGCCATGAAATGATCCTGTATAAATTGTATCATACTGGCATGGGGGACTTATGTTGGAAATATGCTACACTAGCAAAAAACGCATACTTTGTATATCCAGCCATTTGCCATAACTGTTATGAAagcaatatacaatataattcCTACCTGTATGTTATATGTCGCTGTTGATGTCACACTACATCTCCAATACTGGGATGCCAGCAGCTGCCTTTCAGAGTTAagtgttaataataaaatctgCCTTTGGGAAGAGTCAGCATAAAGCCAAAAAGCATTTCTGCCTGGTTGTACTATtgattgtatgtgtgtttaagtCTACTGCCTGAAACTTTATCTTGGCTAGGACTCCCTtgagaaataaagcaaaaataatagtgtatttacacttttaacatGCCTTAGGGGGAGGACAAAAGAGCAAGCTAAGAATATGTATGAAGATTTGTAAGAACATGTAAGAAACAATCCAAACCTCATCAGGCACAGTTTGAATGTGGAGGAAACAAAGTATGTATTCGTGTGACTGCACAAGTCATTGTTGCATGTAACCCTTAAAACAAACATGCTTTGTAATGTTTCTGTTGGTTGAGTAGAAAACCAATAAAGACAATACATCCATAATCactgtattttgttatttgttcttAATGTGTTATTGAATAATATTTCCAGATATAAATTACTTAcctatttatacatttaaagatCTATTAGTTTGATTTTCTTGTGttcttttactctctctctctctctctctctctctctctctctctctctctctctctctctctctctctctctctctctctctctctatatatatatatatatatccatgaCGTCACCTGTACCCCAGGTGCGCAGCAGGGGGCGCTGTTCTACAAAGCTGAGATCATGCACTGAGCACCATCATCTGACAGCTGATgatcttttttacatttttaggttAGATGGTGAATTTacgtaagaaaaaaatattaacatagcTTTGCTTTTCTGCATGATGAAGCATGAACATGAATACACATAGGCTGGATTTTCCccacaaaaaatgtttcttttaatacaCATATTGAAAACATCTATAGTATTTCTACAGGTAGGCCTACTTATAGTGTGTCCCAACACTACGGCACTTTTATATTAAGCTATTATAACTCTGGTGTTTGTTGCCagataaaaattaattaaagggCGGCTTGAGTCGTTTTTGTATAAAGACCCTTGttctgtatgtatgtgcatgtgtgtgtgtgtaaaacaaggAGGGAGGGTGACAGAGAGAGATCCTCCCTATATAGTGTGCGTTGCACCATTCCCTGGTCTGTATTATGAGTGGTGGCCCTTGTGATGCTGCAGCGAGGCGGGCGGGAGcaaaaagaggagaggggaggggtCGCTCCATCCCTTCGCGCCCATCGAATCTACTTCTCACAGCGTGCTGGCTGCTGGCGGGAAGGcacgagaaagagagagagctagagagagagagggggaaagagagaaagag
This window encodes:
- the hdx gene encoding highly divergent homeobox isoform X2; translated protein: MAAPFPSSSRMDVWPQRRGLQTMNLRSVFTAEQQRILERYYENGMTNQSKACFQLILQCAQEAKLDFSVVRTWVGNKRRKLASKVDQNGGVSHSLSSHGLTGGLLSNHTLAGAALSNHSIAAGALLPAEVAAARNLQNRVHLLPPSSSFPSFSSTSSSPSSSSPLSSGNNNKNNNDIILTGIYSLNSVPRSRPRPTAPPSQSDSELSAHTSSSLINQALQSRSSSTNSPLHSKLVSLSQNLSSLTSASGPLVYTAVRKGTLSLGDSGVSAGAVPHSWTRQYGTAQTRPWSSSSQSQAQLQPRPHSNPQPQPTAPQKTQVSLPVQNSGPVSEQTPRIQQVFTLSERGEEVGPRPGQSSTQKGQQSHRLAPPSLDTCHNLSIAMETGDEEDEWQREEELAYMAAQTHINRERVSSASPNGADMSVVRGSNTPPTTGSRPALLHSNTTLQGSYSLTAQTSLTGESSSQTSVGVSAAPWVISNSRKRTTWISNRRRKYRLMGIEIPAPKGGPAVFTTSSPSNDSPVTLSPDDERLRTPELGDDLNDGGSVCLSEDSTIDSQHRDKEDEMDVSTACPNANNVKIEVIEDEEDEDDGIFVASDLEQMQNLLEFKHEEVQFLENELENQKQKYLELASFTKSLLSAVRNNDLERQQELIASLPQPSDQDWDMTVERGFQLAAESADATSNHNDSPATGVSGVEPPSAPANEEVPLVTINDDGSTTEVTKTSASEEQLQEAVTEQK
- the hdx gene encoding highly divergent homeobox isoform X1, producing the protein MAAPFPSSSRMDVWPQRRGLQTMNLRSVFTAEQQRILERYYENGMTNQSKACFQLILQCAQEAKLDFSVVRTWVGNKRRKLASKVDQNGGVSHSLSSHGLTGGLLSNHTLAGAALSNHSIAAGALLPAEVAAARNLQNRVHLLPPSSSFPSFSSTSSSPSSSSPLSSGNNNKNNNDIILTGIYSLNSVPRSRPRPTAPPSQSDSELSAHTSSSLINQALQSRSSSTNSPLHSKLVSLSQNLSSLTSASGPLVYTAVRKGTLSLGDSGVSAGAVPHSWTRQYGTAQTRPWSSSSQSQAQLQPRPHSNPQPQPTAPQKTQVSLPVQNSGPVSEQTPRIQQVFTLSERGEEVGPRPGQSSTQKGQQSHRLAPPSLDTCHNLSIAMETGDEEDEWQREEELAYMAAQTHINRERVSSASPNGADMSVVRGSNTPPTTGSRPALLHSNTTLQGSYSLTAQTSLTGESSSQTSVGVSAAPWVISNSRKRTLQDRTQFSDGDLIQLKRYWDRGMTSLGSVCREKITAAANQLNVDTEIVKTWISNRRRKYRLMGIEIPAPKGGPAVFTTSSPSNDSPVTLSPDDERLRTPELGDDLNDGGSVCLSEDSTIDSQHRDKEDEMDVSTACPNANNVKIEVIEDEEDEDDGIFVASDLEQMQNLLEFKHEEVQFLENELENQKQKYLELASFTKSLLSAVRNNDLERQQELIASLPQPSDQDWDMTVERGFQLAAESADATSNHNDSPATGVSGVEPPSAPANEEVPLVTINDDGSTTEVTKTSASEEQLQEAVTEQK